TGTACACACACAGCACGCCAGTCAGCATCGCCAGGCCAAAGCCGGAGAACAGTTCTTTCATCACTTCGGCATCGCCCAGCTCGCCGCGCTTGACGTTGGGCGGCAAGTTCTTCAGGTTCGGTAACTGGTTGACCTTGGCCAGCACTTCGCCCAGCTCATGTCCGTTCAATTCGACGTGAATGATGACGCGGCGGTTGCGGTCAATGCGGTCGATGCGCGCCGGGCCGCTGTCGAAGCGAATGTCGGCGACCGAATTCAATGGGACATTGCCCTTCTTCCCTGGCACAGACAGGCGTTCCAGCACGCTGATGTCCTGGCGCGCGGATTCCGGCAGACGCACCCGGATCGGCACCTGGCGTTCCGGCAGATTCAGCTTGGCCAGCGACTGGTCGTAATCGCCGGCGGTTGCTACGCGCAAGGTTTCGCCGATTGCCGAGGCAGTTACGCCAAGATCGGCGGCTTTGGCAAAATTCGGGGTCACGATGATCTCCGGCCGCACCAGGCTGATACTGGAGATGATGTTACCCAGGCCGGGAATCGTACGAATTTCACGTTCCACCGCTTTGGTCACCGCGCTCAATGCCTGCGGATCGTCGCCTGACAGCAACAGTTGCAATTCTTCGCCGTTACCACCGGCGCCGACAGTCACCCGTACGCCCGGCAATTTGCCCAGCATTTCGCGCAGTTCGGTATCCACCTCGGTCTGGCTGCGTTTGCGCTCCGGACGATCTTTCAGCAGCACGGTCAATTTCGAACGTCGCGCTTCGTCGCCGCCGATAGCGCTATACACCTGTTCAACGTCCTTGTTTTGCATGATCAGACGCCGCGCCTCCTCGGAGCTGGCCTTGGTGTCGGCAAGCACACTACCTGGCGGCAGTTCCAGCGATACCTGCGTCTGGCCGCGGTCGCTTGGCGGAATGAAGCCGGTCGGCAGGAATGGGATCATGGCCAACGAGCCTGCAAAAAAGACTGCCGCCATCACCATGGTTTTGACGCGATGATGCAGGCACCAGGAAACGATGGCCAGATACCAGTTCATCAGGCGGCTGTCTTTCTGCGCATGGACGATAGGTTTCAGCAGATAAGCCGCCATCATCGGCGTCAGCAGACGCGCCACCACCAGCGATGCCGTCACGGCAATGGCCGCGGTCCAGCCGAACTGCTTGAAGTATTTGCCGACGATGCCGCTCATGAACGCAGTCGGCAGGAACACCGCCACCAGCGTAAAGGTGGTGGCAACCACCGCCAAGCCGATTTCATCCGCCGCTTCCAATGCTGCCTGATAGGCGGTTTTTCCCATGCGCAGGTGGCGCACGATGTTTTCGATTTCGACAATCGCATCGTCGACCAGGATGCCGATCACCAACGCCAGCGACAGCAAGGTCACGCCGTTGAGCGAAAAGCCGAGGTAATTCATCACCAGGAAGGTCGGGATGATGGACAAAGGCAGCGCCGCGGCGGCCACCAACGTGGCGCGCCAGTCGCGCAAGAACACCCAAACCACCAGCACCGCCAGCAATGCTCCCTCGTACAACAGTGACATCGAACCTTCGTAATTTTCCTGAACCGCATCGACGTTGTTGAACGCTTCCGCGATCTTGACGTGCTTCTCTTTTGCCGTCAGGTCGTCGATGGCCTTGCGCACCGCCTTGGCCACCGTGATTTCACTGGCGCCCTTGCTGCGCGTGATTTCAAAGCCGACGACCGGCTTGCCATCGAGCAGCGTCAGCGCAGTACGCTCGCCGATGCCGTCGGTCACCTTGGCGACCTGATCCAGGCGAATGATGTGACCATCCGGCAAAGCCATTTGCAAGGCGGCGATTTCAGCCACATTGCCCACCGTGCCGATGGTGCGGACCGACTGACGCGCACCGCTGATATCAGCCTTGCCACCTGGCGACTCCTGCTGCACGCGCTGCAGCTGGCGAGAAATATCCGCTGCCGAAACATTCAGCGCCGCCATCCGTTCCGGATCCAGTTCGACCAAGGCTTCACGGTTGACGCCGCCGACACGGGATATCCGTCCGACGCCAGGAACCGACAGCAAAGCCTTGGAAACAGTGTTGTCGACAAACCAGGACAACGCTTCTTCATCCAGTTGATCGGACTTGACCGTATAGGTGAGAATCGGTTGGCCCGAGGTGCTGGCCTTCGAATAGACCGGATCACGCACATCCACCGGCAAATCGCTGCGGATGCGGTTGACGGCATCGTGCACATCGTCCATTGCTTCCTGCAAATCCTTCTCAAGGCGGAATTCAATGGTGGTATCGACCACACCATCATTGATGGTGGTGTAGATGTGGCGGATATCGGTAATGGTAGCGACCGAATTTCAATCTTGCGGGCGACCTCGGTTTCCAGCTGCGACGGCGAAGCGCCCGGCAAGCTGGTGGTCACCGTGATGAACGGAAATTCGATATCCGGGGAATCCTGCACCATCATGCTTTTGAAACTCATCAGCCCCATGACGGTGAGCATGATGAACAGCAGGATGGCCGGAACCGGATGCTTGATCGAGAGAGCGGAAAAATTCATGGCCGGTCCTCGCTTACTTCATTGCCAGCGGCGCGGCATTCACCACGGCCGGCTTGGCTGCCGGTTTGACGACAGGCGCCGATACCGGTGTTGCCGTTGCAGAGGGCACCACGCTCACCGTATCGCCATCAGCCAGGAAGCCGGCACCTTGCGACACCAGCGTCATGTCCTTGGTAATGCTGCTGGCGCCGCTGGTGACTTCAATACGATCGCCGACGCGGCGGCCCAGGGTGATCTTGGTTTGCGTAACCTTGTCGTCCTTGCCCAACTGATAGACGTAACTGAAGCCATCGCGCATCACGACCGCACTCTGCGGCAGGGTCAGCGCCTCGGCATGTCCCAGCACAAACTCGCCAGTGCCAAACATGCCGGCATGGGCGTTGCCCGGCACCGGCAGATCGACATAGACCAGTGCATTACGGGTCACCGGATCGGCCGTCGGCGCAATCATGCGAACCTTGCCATCTACAGTGACACCATTGGTGACATGCAGTTTGACGGCCTGACCCGGTTTGATCTGCAACAGGTCGGTGGCATTCACTTCAGCACGCCACTCAAGGCGATTCTGACGAATCAGCCGGAACAACTCCTGACCTTGCGACGCCACCGCGCCAACTGTTGCCGTGCGCGACGAAATGACGCCATCGTCGGGTGCCACCACCTGCGTCTGACGCAAGCGGATCTCTTGCATGTCCAGGCTGGCCTGGGCCGATAGCAAGCGCGCCTTGGTGCTGCGTTCCGCAATCTCGTATTGCGTGGTCTGCTGCGCACTCAATGCGCCGCTGTTAGCCAGCGTATGGGCACGCTCGGCATTCGATTGCGCCTCCGCCAAGGCGGCCCGCGCCTCCTCCACTGCCGCTTTCTGCTGGGCCACTTGGGCTGCGACGCTTTCGCTGGTGAAGCGCGCCAGCACCTGGCCGCGCTTGACGACGTCGCCGACGTTGACGCGCACTTCCGCCAGCTGGATGCCGCCCAGTTCGCTGCCGACGATGGCTTCCTGCCAGGCGGCGACGCTGCCGTTTGCCGTGAACGACATCGGCCAGTCCGCACTTTGCGGCTTGGTGGTGGTAACCGTCAGCGAGGCCTTCGGTTTGGCGTCGGCACTTGCGGCACTCTTGTCCGT
This DNA window, taken from Collimonas arenae, encodes the following:
- a CDS encoding efflux RND transporter periplasmic adaptor subunit, whose amino-acid sequence is MKKPSLKQTASVGVIVVLGAIGLWATTANHAKTTDKSAASADAKPKASLTVTTTKPQSADWPMSFTANGSVAAWQEAIVGSELGGIQLAEVRVNVGDVVKRGQVLARFTSESVAAQVAQQKAAVEEARAALAEAQSNAERAHTLANSGALSAQQTTQYEIAERSTKARLLSAQASLDMQEIRLRQTQVVAPDDGVISSRTATVGAVASQGQELFRLIRQNRLEWRAEVNATDLLQIKPGQAVKLHVTNGVTVDGKVRMIAPTADPVTRNALVYVDLPVPGNAHAGMFGTGEFVLGHAEALTLPQSAVVMRDGFSYVYQLGKDDKVTQTKITLGRRVGDRIEVTSGASSITKDMTLVSQGAGFLADGDTVSVVPSATATPVSAPVVKPAAKPAVVNAAPLAMK